In the Streptomyces sp. f51 genome, one interval contains:
- a CDS encoding ABC transporter ATP-binding protein, which translates to MTRAISLHHVSKSYARGPRAVERFSLDIRPGEFLVLLGPSGCGKSTVLRMIAGLEEVSEGEVRLDGEYSNDLPPSERNMAMVFQNFALYPSMTSRDNIGFPLRIEAPGEDPRARVDATARMLGIQDLLDRFPNQLSGGERQRVAMGRAIARHPSAFLMDEPLSNLDAKLRNHLRAEISKLTRDLGATTVYVTHDQAEAMSLGDRVAVMRGGVLQQLGTPRTVYALPANVFVAAFIGTPRINLLRGFVRAPLDGAMTISLGKQFLRLPEPLCLDHQLLRVQQGREVIVGLRSEAVRLARPSEARPGEVAITGLVEHVEFQGHEVLVHFNTGSRPALVPELESPRPTRPARRRRREGGTVLDRLRGRAGALRAGPVVVLDHPSDDGSDDLGPTPPEGRLPGDLVVRTTPDIELRHGMQIPLLVDLAHLFVFDHAGERICPAPERLPDLDE; encoded by the coding sequence ATGACACGCGCCATCTCCCTGCACCACGTCAGCAAGTCGTACGCCCGCGGGCCCCGCGCGGTGGAACGGTTCTCGCTGGACATCCGGCCCGGCGAGTTCCTGGTCCTGCTCGGCCCCTCGGGCTGCGGCAAGTCGACCGTGCTGCGGATGATCGCGGGACTCGAGGAGGTCTCCGAGGGTGAGGTGCGCCTGGACGGGGAGTACTCCAACGACCTGCCGCCCTCCGAACGGAACATGGCGATGGTGTTCCAGAACTTCGCCCTCTATCCGAGCATGACCAGCCGCGACAACATCGGCTTCCCGCTGCGCATCGAGGCGCCGGGCGAGGACCCCCGGGCCCGGGTCGACGCCACCGCCCGGATGCTCGGCATCCAGGACCTCCTCGACCGCTTCCCCAACCAGCTCTCCGGCGGGGAGCGCCAGCGCGTCGCGATGGGCCGGGCGATAGCGCGCCACCCGTCCGCCTTCCTGATGGACGAACCGCTGTCCAACCTCGACGCCAAGCTCCGCAACCATCTGCGGGCCGAGATCTCCAAGCTCACCAGGGACCTGGGCGCCACCACGGTCTACGTCACCCACGACCAGGCCGAGGCCATGTCGCTCGGCGACCGGGTCGCCGTCATGCGCGGCGGAGTCCTCCAGCAACTGGGCACGCCCCGAACGGTCTACGCGCTGCCCGCGAACGTGTTCGTCGCGGCCTTCATCGGCACCCCCCGGATCAACCTGCTGCGCGGATTCGTCCGGGCCCCGCTCGACGGCGCCATGACCATCAGTCTCGGCAAGCAGTTCCTGCGGCTGCCCGAACCCCTCTGCCTCGACCACCAGTTGCTCCGGGTGCAGCAGGGCCGCGAGGTGATCGTCGGGCTGCGCTCCGAGGCCGTACGGCTCGCCAGGCCGTCGGAGGCCCGCCCGGGCGAGGTGGCGATCACCGGTCTGGTCGAGCACGTGGAGTTCCAGGGGCACGAGGTCCTCGTCCACTTCAACACGGGTTCGCGGCCCGCCCTCGTGCCCGAGCTGGAGTCACCGCGCCCCACCCGTCCCGCGCGCCGGCGGCGCCGGGAGGGCGGCACCGTCCTCGACCGGCTGCGGGGGCGGGCCGGGGCGCTGCGGGCCGGACCGGTCGTCGTCCTCGACCATCCCTCCGACGACGGGTCCGACGACCTCGGGCCCACCCCGCCGGAGGGGCGGCTGCCCGGCGATCTCGTCGTGCGCACCACCCCCGACATCGAACTGCGTCACGGCATGCAGATCCCGCTCCTGGTGGACCTCGCCCATCTCTTCGTCTTCGACCACGCCGGCGAACGCATCTGCCCGGCTCCGGAACGGCTGCCCGACCTGGACGAGTGA
- a CDS encoding class F sortase, with amino-acid sequence MAPRRRRRPWYRTRAYRLTRTLVVTVALVVGGVWWAGDGEPAGTVASGAVRDDGAASRAPAGAAGAGHAADTRPGGASRGPADPSPAARRAAAPAPLSRSRAASLRIPSLGVDAPVIGLRLDPGHRLTAPPVDDPKPVGWYTEGPTPGERGTALVVGHRDTRTGPAVFAPLERIRTGARVEARRVDGRTAVYTVYAVRTYAKAHFPDQEVYGDRGRPELRLITCGGAYDRGTGYAANVIAFAHLTEVHGRTGSR; translated from the coding sequence ATGGCGCCGCGTAGACGACGCAGGCCCTGGTACCGGACGCGCGCCTACCGCCTGACGAGGACCCTGGTGGTCACCGTCGCGCTGGTGGTGGGCGGCGTCTGGTGGGCGGGGGACGGCGAGCCCGCCGGGACGGTGGCGTCCGGCGCCGTACGCGACGACGGCGCCGCCTCCCGTGCCCCGGCCGGGGCGGCGGGCGCCGGACACGCGGCGGACACCCGCCCCGGCGGCGCGTCGCGCGGCCCGGCGGACCCGTCCCCGGCCGCCCGCCGGGCGGCCGCGCCCGCCCCGCTGTCCCGCTCCCGGGCCGCCTCGCTGCGCATTCCCTCCCTGGGCGTCGACGCACCGGTCATCGGTCTCCGGCTGGACCCCGGGCACCGGCTCACCGCACCGCCCGTTGACGATCCGAAACCCGTCGGCTGGTACACCGAAGGACCCACGCCCGGCGAACGCGGCACGGCCCTCGTCGTCGGCCATCGCGACACCCGGACGGGACCCGCCGTCTTCGCCCCGCTCGAACGGATCCGTACCGGCGCACGCGTCGAGGCGCGGCGCGTGGACGGACGGACCGCCGTCTACACGGTCTACGCGGTACGCACGTACGCGAAGGCCCACTTCCCCGACCAGGAGGTGTACGGGGACCGCGGGCGGCCCGAACTCCGGCTGATCACCTGCGGCGGCGCCTACGACCGCGGCACCGGCTACGCGGCGAACGTCATCGCCTTCGCCCACCTCACCGAGGTCCACGGGCGGACCGGGAGCCGCTGA
- a CDS encoding molybdopterin oxidoreductase family protein, with protein sequence MSRTSGTTPDSRTALRVCPLCEATCGLTLTIEGTRVTGARGDRDDVFSKGFICPKGASFGAADGDPDRLGGPLVRENGELREATWEEAFDAVAAGLRPVVERYGPHALGVVLGNPNVHTMAGALYPTVLLGALRTHSVFSASTLDQMPKHVSSGLLFGDANAIPVPDLDHTDHLLLIGANPLESNGSLCTAPDFPGRLRALRARGGTLTVIDPRRTRTAKLADRHVAIRPGTDAMLLAAMAYVLFEEKLVDLGALAPHVQGVDELPDVLKDFTPEAAGAACDVDAGTIRELARELAAAPTAAVYGRIGSCTVPHGTLASWLVDVLNILTGNLDRPGGALFPTAATDRTPRPAGPGHGFALGRWHSRVSRHPEAKGELPLAALAEEIDTPTEDGSPVRALVVVAANPVLSAPDGLRLDKALESLDFMVSVDPYLNETSRHAHVVLPPPPPSRGAHHDFAFNTLAVRNQVRYNRPVIPLETGRMAETEILARLVLAATGMHGADPSAVDTMVIEGTLGKAVKDTASPVHGRDPGELAAALTGENGPERRLDMMLRLGPYGDGFGARPDGLTLDRLLEHPHGIDLGPLASCLPRRLKTRSGRIELLPGPIAGDLPRLRDALRERPAAIVLVGRRHLRSNNSWMHNVPALTGGSNRCTLHIHPEDAARLGLADGSAVRVKGAGGEVTAPVEITDTVRRGVVSLPHGWGHDRPGTRMSHAALDPGVNVNQLLDGSLLDPLSGTAVLNGVPVELTAGP encoded by the coding sequence GTGTCCCGCACCTCCGGCACCACCCCCGACTCCCGCACCGCGCTGCGCGTCTGCCCCCTGTGCGAGGCCACCTGCGGGCTGACGCTGACCATCGAGGGCACCCGGGTGACCGGCGCCCGCGGTGACCGCGACGACGTCTTCAGCAAGGGCTTCATCTGCCCCAAGGGCGCCTCCTTCGGCGCCGCCGACGGCGACCCCGACCGCCTCGGCGGCCCCCTCGTCCGCGAGAACGGCGAACTGCGCGAGGCCACCTGGGAGGAGGCCTTCGACGCGGTGGCCGCCGGACTGCGCCCGGTCGTGGAGCGGTACGGGCCGCACGCCCTCGGCGTCGTCCTCGGCAACCCGAACGTGCACACCATGGCAGGCGCCCTCTATCCCACCGTGCTGCTCGGCGCCCTGCGCACGCACAGCGTCTTCTCCGCCTCCACGCTCGACCAGATGCCCAAGCACGTGTCGAGCGGCCTGCTGTTCGGCGACGCCAACGCGATCCCGGTCCCGGACCTGGACCACACCGACCACCTGCTGCTCATCGGCGCCAACCCGCTGGAGTCCAACGGGAGTCTGTGCACCGCCCCCGACTTCCCCGGCAGGCTCCGGGCGCTGCGGGCCCGCGGCGGCACGCTCACCGTCATCGACCCGCGCCGCACCCGCACCGCCAAGCTCGCCGACCGCCATGTGGCGATCCGCCCCGGAACCGACGCCATGCTCCTCGCGGCGATGGCGTACGTCCTGTTCGAGGAGAAGCTCGTCGACCTCGGCGCCCTCGCCCCGCACGTCCAGGGCGTGGACGAACTCCCCGACGTACTGAAGGACTTCACCCCCGAGGCCGCGGGCGCCGCCTGCGACGTGGACGCCGGGACCATCAGGGAACTGGCACGCGAGCTGGCCGCCGCCCCGACCGCCGCCGTCTACGGCCGCATCGGCAGCTGCACCGTCCCGCACGGCACCCTGGCCAGCTGGCTGGTGGACGTCCTCAACATCCTCACCGGAAACCTCGACCGGCCCGGCGGCGCCCTCTTCCCGACGGCCGCCACCGACCGGACGCCCCGCCCGGCGGGCCCCGGCCACGGCTTCGCCCTCGGCCGCTGGCACAGCCGGGTGAGCCGGCACCCGGAGGCCAAGGGCGAACTGCCCCTGGCCGCACTGGCGGAGGAGATCGACACCCCGACCGAGGACGGCAGTCCGGTCCGTGCCCTCGTCGTCGTCGCCGCCAACCCCGTCCTCTCCGCGCCCGACGGCCTGCGTCTCGACAAGGCCCTCGAATCGCTGGACTTCATGGTCAGCGTCGACCCCTATCTGAACGAGACCTCGCGCCACGCCCACGTCGTGCTGCCGCCGCCCCCGCCCTCCCGCGGCGCCCACCACGACTTCGCCTTCAACACCCTCGCCGTGCGCAACCAGGTCCGCTACAACCGTCCCGTCATCCCCCTGGAGACGGGCCGGATGGCCGAGACCGAGATCCTCGCCCGGCTCGTCCTGGCCGCGACCGGCATGCACGGCGCCGACCCGTCCGCCGTGGACACCATGGTCATCGAGGGCACCCTCGGCAAGGCGGTGAAGGACACCGCGTCGCCGGTGCACGGGCGCGACCCGGGCGAACTCGCCGCCGCCCTCACCGGCGAGAACGGCCCTGAGCGCCGGCTCGACATGATGCTGCGCCTCGGCCCGTACGGGGACGGCTTCGGCGCACGTCCCGACGGCCTGACCCTGGACAGGCTGCTGGAGCACCCGCACGGCATCGACCTCGGGCCGCTCGCCTCCTGCCTGCCGCGCCGGCTCAAGACCCGCAGCGGGCGGATCGAGCTGCTGCCCGGGCCGATCGCGGGCGATCTGCCCCGGCTGCGCGACGCGCTGCGGGAACGCCCGGCGGCGATCGTCCTCGTCGGCCGCCGCCATCTGCGCTCCAACAACAGCTGGATGCACAACGTCCCCGCGCTCACCGGCGGTTCCAACCGCTGCACCCTGCACATCCACCCCGAGGACGCCGCCCGGCTCGGGCTCGCCGACGGGTCGGCCGTGCGCGTCAAGGGTGCCGGGGGAGAGGTGACCGCCCCGGTGGAGATCACCGACACCGTCCGTCGCGGGGTGGTGAGCCTTCCGCACGGCTGGGGGCACGACCGCCCCGGCACCCGGATGAGCCACGCGGCCCTCGACCCCGGCGTCAACGTCAACCAGCTCCTCGACGGCTCGCTGCTCGACCCGCTGTCGGGGACGGCGGTCCTCAACGGCGTGCCCGTGGAACTGACGGCCGGTCCCTGA
- a CDS encoding TetR/AcrR family transcriptional regulator: MKSVPHATSLRRAPVQRRSAERLTRILDACADLLDEVGYDGLSTRAVAQRAGVPIGSVYRFFGNKRAMADALAQRNLELYTERVTGTLRETEGGDWRAAMDAVLDEYLAMKRTAPGFSLVDFGNQIPVGARYAEPNTRVADRLTDLLSGYLDREPDDDLRRCFLVAVESADTLVHLAFRVAPEGDERIIEETRELLRAYLSRVLD; this comes from the coding sequence ATGAAGAGCGTGCCCCATGCGACCTCGCTCCGCAGAGCGCCCGTGCAGCGGCGTAGCGCAGAACGACTGACCCGAATCCTCGACGCGTGCGCCGACCTCCTCGACGAGGTGGGCTACGACGGGCTGAGCACGCGGGCCGTGGCCCAGCGCGCCGGTGTGCCCATCGGCTCCGTCTACCGCTTCTTCGGCAACAAGCGGGCCATGGCCGACGCGCTCGCCCAGCGCAACCTGGAGCTCTACACCGAGCGCGTCACCGGGACCCTGCGCGAGACGGAGGGGGGAGACTGGCGGGCCGCGATGGACGCGGTGCTCGACGAGTACCTCGCCATGAAGCGCACCGCGCCGGGCTTCTCCCTGGTCGACTTCGGCAATCAGATTCCCGTGGGCGCCCGGTACGCCGAGCCCAACACGCGGGTCGCCGACCGCCTCACCGACCTGCTGTCCGGCTATCTCGACCGGGAGCCGGACGACGATCTGCGCCGCTGCTTCCTGGTCGCCGTGGAGAGCGCCGACACCCTGGTCCACCTCGCGTTCCGTGTCGCTCCCGAGGGGGACGAACGGATCATCGAGGAGACCCGCGAACTGCTGCGGGCGTATCTGTCCCGAGTCCTCGACTAG
- the hmgA gene encoding homogentisate 1,2-dioxygenase, with protein sequence MSGDARKTAEGLAYLSGFGNEHSSEAVPGALPHGRNAPQRAPLGLYAEQLSGSAFTEPRASNRRSWLYRIRPSAAHPAFTRTDNGTLRTAPFTETVPDPNRLRWNPLPEPPAGTDFLAGLWTLGGNGDAAQRTGIAVHLYHANASMERVFSDADGELLIVPERGGLLLRTEFGLLHVEPGQVALIPRGVRFRVELLDTAEEGGRGRGSRGYVCENYGAPFRLPDLGPIGANGLANARDFLAPVAAYEDVEGPVEVVNKFCGNLWRATYDHSPLDVVAWHGNHVPYVYDLHRFNVIGSISYDHPDPSIFTVLTSPSDTPGLAGVDFVVFAPRWLVGEDTFRPPYFHRNVMSEYMGLIEGAYDAKAEGFVPGGGSLHNMMSAHGPDEETFLRASAAELKPQKIDDGLAFMFETRWPVTATAQAAGADHLQRGYDEVWKGLGRHFRPAG encoded by the coding sequence ATGAGCGGGGACGCGAGGAAGACGGCCGAGGGGCTGGCCTACCTCTCCGGATTCGGCAACGAACACAGCTCGGAGGCGGTGCCCGGGGCCCTGCCGCACGGCCGCAACGCCCCGCAGCGGGCACCGCTCGGTCTGTACGCGGAGCAGCTGAGCGGCTCGGCGTTCACCGAGCCGAGGGCGTCCAACCGGCGCTCCTGGCTGTACCGCATCCGGCCCTCGGCCGCGCACCCCGCGTTCACCCGCACCGACAACGGCACCCTGCGGACGGCCCCGTTCACGGAGACGGTGCCCGACCCGAACCGGCTGCGCTGGAACCCGCTGCCCGAGCCCCCCGCCGGCACGGACTTCCTCGCGGGCCTGTGGACCCTCGGCGGCAACGGTGACGCCGCTCAGCGCACCGGGATCGCGGTGCACCTCTACCACGCCAACGCGTCGATGGAGCGCGTGTTCAGCGACGCCGACGGCGAGCTGCTGATCGTCCCGGAGCGCGGCGGCCTGCTGCTGCGCACCGAGTTCGGGCTGCTGCACGTGGAGCCGGGCCAGGTGGCGCTGATCCCCCGGGGGGTGCGCTTCCGGGTGGAGCTGCTGGACACGGCGGAGGAGGGCGGGCGCGGGCGCGGCTCCCGGGGCTATGTGTGCGAGAACTACGGAGCGCCCTTCCGGCTCCCCGACCTCGGCCCGATCGGCGCCAACGGCCTCGCCAACGCCCGTGACTTCCTCGCCCCGGTCGCCGCGTACGAGGACGTCGAGGGCCCGGTCGAGGTGGTGAACAAGTTCTGCGGCAACCTCTGGCGAGCGACGTACGACCACTCGCCGCTGGACGTCGTCGCCTGGCACGGCAACCACGTGCCGTACGTCTACGACCTGCACCGCTTCAATGTGATCGGCTCCATCAGCTACGACCACCCGGACCCCTCGATCTTCACGGTGCTCACCTCGCCGTCCGACACCCCGGGCCTGGCCGGTGTCGACTTCGTCGTGTTCGCTCCGCGCTGGCTCGTGGGCGAGGACACGTTCCGGCCGCCGTACTTCCACCGGAACGTGATGAGCGAGTACATGGGGCTCATCGAGGGCGCGTACGACGCGAAGGCGGAGGGCTTCGTGCCGGGCGGCGGCTCGCTGCACAACATGATGTCGGCGCACGGCCCGGACGAGGAGACCTTCCTGCGCGCCAGCGCCGCCGAGCTGAAGCCGCAGAAGATCGACGACGGTCTGGCGTTCATGTTCGAGACGCGCTGGCCGGTCACCGCGACGGCCCAGGCGGCCGGGGCGGACCACCTCCAGCGCGGCTACGACGAGGTGTGGAAGGGGCTCGGGCGGCACTTCCGTCCGGCCGGCTGA
- a CDS encoding GntR family transcriptional regulator, with the protein MTSFAPDSIVLNRKLPLWYQVSQSLRASILGRTPQDPLRLPTEEQLAGHYGVSVLTMRQALKELEAEGLITRHRRRGTFIEPSARRGAPVRLLGSVDAIVAQQSGMTTELLDQGKTPVSGELAEFFPDVDEVATYHRLRSDETTGEPTNHARNYLRPELADRIDREDLIRWPMTKVLRDVLGVGISRITDTVEATLADPETARLLQVPLLSPILRYTGVIHGKDGQALDVAVIHYRGDRFSFTVTLDAH; encoded by the coding sequence GTGACCTCCTTCGCTCCCGATTCGATCGTCCTGAACCGCAAGCTGCCGCTGTGGTATCAGGTGTCGCAGTCCCTGCGTGCCTCCATACTCGGCCGCACCCCCCAGGACCCCCTGCGCCTGCCCACCGAGGAGCAGCTCGCGGGGCACTACGGGGTGAGCGTGCTGACCATGCGGCAGGCGCTCAAGGAGCTGGAGGCCGAGGGACTCATCACCCGGCACCGCCGGCGGGGCACGTTCATCGAGCCGAGCGCCCGGCGGGGCGCGCCCGTGCGGCTGCTCGGCTCGGTGGACGCGATCGTGGCCCAGCAGTCGGGCATGACGACGGAGCTGCTGGACCAGGGCAAGACGCCCGTTTCCGGTGAACTGGCGGAATTCTTCCCGGACGTGGACGAGGTGGCGACATACCACCGGCTGCGCAGCGACGAGACGACGGGCGAGCCGACGAACCACGCGCGCAACTATCTCCGTCCCGAGCTGGCCGACCGCATCGACCGGGAGGACCTGATCCGCTGGCCGATGACCAAGGTGCTGCGGGACGTGCTCGGGGTCGGCATCAGTCGGATCACCGACACGGTGGAGGCCACGCTCGCGGACCCGGAGACGGCACGCCTGCTCCAGGTGCCGCTGCTCAGCCCGATCCTGCGCTACACGGGCGTCATCCACGGCAAGGACGGGCAGGCGCTGGACGTGGCGGTCATCCACTACCGGGGCGACCGCTTCTCGTTCACGGTCACCCTCGACGCACACTGA
- a CDS encoding type ISP restriction/modification enzyme: MPSVTPDAAPLLADLMPWSVAPPRLGRRWPTAPDAASLKARWDALVRAQGADRETLFGPTRARTTHSAVAQLPGQSGGTGRLARASDPCPPPVRVLSAPFDEQWLIPDHRLIDAARPELWRVAGREQVFAVEQTHVPETSGPALLAASVLPLTAGRGGRVRPLYRRPGGLEPNLAPGLLEHLGSRLGLSPDPVDVLAWTMAAARRSRDGCVVPLTADPEVWSYGVELGRRMLRLMRRDGERPKLPGGRRPYVRAPLTTPPKGSTPATGPLLTDPYYDRDEESLHLGEGRISPVPPEAWDFEVGGVRVLEQWFAARTGAGEPGTLEAIGPAGWPQAWTSELLELITVLALLAELRPQQAALEPGSPITRADLRTAGVLPVPDAARRPASVLDHHEEGPEGQFALI, from the coding sequence ATGCCGAGCGTGACGCCCGACGCCGCTCCGCTGCTCGCGGACCTCATGCCGTGGTCCGTCGCACCGCCGAGGCTGGGCCGGAGGTGGCCGACGGCCCCCGACGCCGCCTCCCTGAAGGCCCGCTGGGACGCCCTCGTACGGGCCCAAGGGGCCGACCGCGAGACGCTGTTCGGGCCGACGCGGGCACGCACGACGCACTCCGCGGTCGCCCAGCTGCCGGGCCAGTCCGGCGGGACCGGCCGTCTCGCGCGGGCGTCGGACCCGTGTCCGCCGCCGGTCCGGGTGCTGAGCGCCCCCTTCGACGAGCAGTGGCTGATTCCCGATCACCGGCTGATCGACGCGGCCCGCCCCGAGCTGTGGCGGGTGGCGGGCCGGGAGCAGGTGTTCGCGGTCGAGCAGACACATGTGCCCGAGACGTCCGGTCCCGCCCTGCTGGCCGCGTCCGTGCTGCCGCTGACCGCCGGGCGCGGCGGTCGGGTCCGGCCGCTCTACCGGCGCCCCGGCGGCCTCGAACCGAACCTGGCTCCGGGCCTGTTGGAGCACCTGGGCTCCCGGCTCGGCCTCTCGCCCGACCCCGTCGACGTCCTCGCCTGGACGATGGCCGCCGCGCGGCGGAGCCGGGACGGCTGCGTGGTCCCGCTCACCGCCGACCCCGAAGTGTGGTCGTACGGAGTCGAGTTGGGCCGGCGGATGCTGCGGCTGATGCGGCGCGACGGCGAGCGCCCCAAACTCCCCGGCGGCCGGCGGCCCTATGTGCGCGCGCCGCTGACCACGCCACCCAAGGGGTCGACGCCCGCCACGGGCCCCCTGCTCACCGACCCGTACTACGACCGCGACGAGGAGTCCCTGCACCTCGGCGAAGGCAGGATCTCCCCCGTACCGCCCGAAGCCTGGGACTTCGAGGTGGGCGGCGTGCGCGTCCTGGAACAGTGGTTCGCGGCGCGGACCGGGGCGGGAGAGCCGGGCACGCTGGAGGCGATCGGCCCCGCGGGCTGGCCGCAGGCGTGGACCTCCGAGCTCCTCGAACTCATCACGGTGCTCGCACTCCTGGCCGAACTGCGGCCCCAGCAGGCCGCGTTGGAGCCAGGGTCACCGATCACCCGGGCGGACCTGCGCACGGCCGGAGTGCTCCCGGTCCCCGACGCGGCCCGTCGCCCCGCCTCGGTCCTCGACCACCACGAGGAGGGCCCCGAGGGCCAGTTCGCGCTGATCTAG
- a CDS encoding CaiB/BaiF CoA-transferase family protein, with product MIHRMQPEPLPLEGITVVAVEQAVAAPFATRQLADLGARVVKVERIDGGDFARGYDTAAQGLASHFVWCNRGKESVALDLKDPRGLDVVRRLVAGADVFVQNLAQGAAARLGLDAATLCAEHPRLIAVDISGYGPSGPYAGKRAYDMLVQCEAGLVSVTGTPEQPVKAGIPAADIAAAMYAFSGVLAALVRRGTTGRGGPVEVSMLDALAEWMGHPLHHAMHDGTPPARTGLAHAVIVPYDVYSTADGRHVLLSVQNDREWRRLAQQVVGRPGAADDPRFATNAARVANRERVDALVGKALGALGADEAVARLEAAGIACARLRDVTEVAEHPQLAARNRWREVGSPAGPLRALLPPITLPGGEEARMGSVPRLGEHTGVVLRALGMTDTDVAELRRDGVVR from the coding sequence ATGATCCATCGCATGCAGCCAGAGCCCCTGCCCCTCGAAGGCATCACCGTCGTCGCCGTCGAACAAGCCGTCGCCGCGCCCTTCGCGACCCGGCAGCTCGCCGATCTCGGCGCCCGGGTCGTCAAGGTCGAGCGGATCGACGGCGGGGACTTCGCCCGCGGCTACGACACCGCGGCCCAGGGCCTGGCCTCGCATTTCGTGTGGTGCAACCGGGGCAAGGAGTCCGTCGCCCTGGACCTGAAGGATCCGCGCGGGCTCGATGTCGTACGCCGGCTCGTCGCGGGGGCGGACGTGTTCGTGCAGAACCTCGCCCAGGGCGCTGCGGCCCGGCTCGGCCTGGACGCGGCGACGCTGTGCGCCGAGCATCCCCGGCTGATCGCCGTGGACATCTCCGGATACGGGCCGTCGGGGCCGTACGCCGGCAAGCGCGCCTACGACATGCTCGTCCAGTGCGAGGCGGGGCTCGTGTCGGTGACCGGGACGCCCGAACAGCCGGTGAAGGCCGGGATCCCGGCCGCGGACATCGCCGCGGCCATGTACGCGTTCTCGGGGGTCCTCGCGGCTCTGGTGCGGCGCGGCACGACCGGACGCGGTGGTCCGGTCGAGGTGTCGATGCTGGACGCGCTCGCGGAGTGGATGGGGCACCCGCTGCACCACGCGATGCACGACGGGACCCCGCCGGCACGCACCGGCCTCGCCCACGCCGTCATCGTCCCCTACGACGTCTATTCGACGGCTGACGGCCGGCACGTCCTGCTGTCGGTGCAGAACGACCGGGAGTGGCGACGGCTCGCGCAGCAGGTGGTCGGGCGGCCCGGGGCAGCGGACGATCCGCGCTTCGCCACGAACGCGGCGCGGGTGGCCAACCGGGAACGGGTGGACGCGCTGGTGGGGAAGGCCCTGGGCGCCCTCGGCGCCGACGAGGCGGTGGCCCGCCTGGAGGCCGCGGGCATCGCCTGCGCACGGCTGCGGGACGTGACGGAGGTGGCGGAACATCCTCAGCTCGCGGCCAGGAACCGCTGGCGGGAGGTGGGATCGCCGGCCGGGCCGCTACGGGCGCTGCTGCCCCCGATCACGCTGCCGGGCGGGGAGGAGGCGCGCATGGGATCCGTCCCGCGGCTCGGAGAGCACACGGGGGTGGTGTTGAGGGCGCTGGGCATGACGGACACGGACGTCGCCGAGCTGCGGCGGGACGGGGTGGTGCGCTGA
- a CDS encoding anti-sigma factor, whose amino-acid sequence MSVLDRLLGRDLHSLAAPYALDALEREEKRRFERHLKGCDRCAEEVRALTEDAVRLAWSTAAAPPAALRERVLAAVRTTPQEQAARDLPRARAPQQSSRARAPRLRPLFAPLATTTAAAALVVAALFAVQATQARDDLNQERAQAREIAHVLAAPDARATGERDARGQGIGVVASASQGRAVVTLSGLGTPSGGRVHQLWLMRPKEKPRSLGLFTGDTPLVADGLDKSATSLAVTVEPHGGSEQPTTSPVVQLALETLGFGE is encoded by the coding sequence ATGAGCGTCCTCGACCGACTGCTGGGCCGCGATCTGCACTCCCTCGCCGCCCCCTACGCCCTCGACGCGCTGGAGCGCGAGGAGAAGCGCCGATTCGAACGCCATCTGAAGGGCTGTGACCGCTGTGCCGAGGAGGTACGGGCATTGACCGAGGACGCGGTACGGCTCGCCTGGTCCACCGCCGCGGCCCCGCCGGCCGCGCTGCGCGAGCGGGTGCTGGCCGCCGTACGGACGACACCTCAGGAACAGGCCGCCCGGGACCTGCCCCGCGCACGGGCGCCCCAGCAGTCCAGCCGGGCGCGTGCCCCGAGGCTGCGTCCGCTGTTCGCACCGCTCGCCACCACCACGGCCGCCGCGGCCCTCGTCGTCGCCGCGCTCTTCGCGGTGCAGGCGACCCAGGCGCGCGACGACCTGAACCAGGAGCGTGCCCAGGCACGTGAGATCGCCCACGTCCTGGCGGCTCCCGACGCGCGGGCGACCGGTGAACGGGACGCGCGGGGCCAGGGAATCGGAGTAGTGGCCTCCGCGTCGCAGGGGCGCGCCGTCGTGACACTGAGCGGACTCGGCACGCCCTCCGGCGGGCGCGTCCATCAGCTGTGGCTCATGCGCCCCAAGGAGAAACCGCGTTCTCTCGGTCTCTTCACCGGCGACACGCCCCTCGTCGCCGACGGACTCGACAAGTCCGCGACGTCACTCGCAGTGACGGTCGAGCCTCACGGGGGCTCAGAACAGCCCACTACCTCGCCCGTTGTCCAACTCGCCCTGGAAACGCTTGGATTCGGAGAGTAA